In the genome of Pseudomonas protegens, one region contains:
- a CDS encoding EAL domain-containing protein, with protein MENLGLDLTPGRSLSNQALARATLLGCSGLLLALFLFTGVLLVYIALDQNLAAEQHNRLEIEQALQTLKNHARTTVKDYAQWGDAYQHLHLGVDPDWAYTRHNFGPALYRDLGFDGVFVIDPADRTAYALVAGRLASVDARDWFGEALQPWLAQARQATTGKVFSRYHAIDGTPALVLSSVLSPGDDPQVRADGGPQSVLLFVVSLDPSRLLVLSREAGVEQLQLLAPGATSPQPTLSLPDGAGTLHWQPTRPGHQLLVLVVPLLLLAGLLVGLMAILLLRRSAQAARVIDDQIQALRSSRGALEASEARFRDVAEAASDWIWEVDPQLRFTYLSERFEAVTGLSRESALGRPMHELLSAEQGSLRHWLGASDRRSQSILQCAYLDGQRRPRVCRLSVRAMAGGGYRGTASDITEEVAARRRIEYLSQHDALTGLANRMRMREYLEDRLSALRVLQEPLLMLSVDLDRFKPVNDTLGHAAGDQVLHEVSQRLSHCLRGEDLVARVGGDEFVLVVPGQMAQPEIDGLCRRLIQRIEEPFYIAEHEVFISASIGVARAPADASQAEELLRFADMALYEAKAAGRSTWRFYAADMNARIIERRGLERDLRQAIDQDQLTLRFLPRYRLGDGHWLGAEVLVRWQHPQRGLLGPEVFMPIAEDTGLILPLSNWVLHAACRAAQGWPEPLQLAVSLSACEFQRGQLVARIRSVLGQSGLAPSRLVLEVSDKALLDDGRQVQDIMDGLKALGVQLLLDDFGSGCSALQYLRTYPLDGLKIDSSLVAGLGRSPAGRSIVQAIIDLGHALSLKVLAEGVETPEQFAALGDMRCDEVQGRYLSPPLDRDAMLQLAVQAPRADRSST; from the coding sequence ATGGAAAACCTAGGTCTTGATCTGACGCCGGGACGCAGCCTCTCGAACCAGGCGCTGGCCCGCGCCACCTTGCTCGGCTGCTCGGGACTGCTGTTGGCGCTGTTTCTCTTTACCGGGGTGTTGCTGGTGTACATCGCCCTCGACCAGAACCTGGCCGCCGAACAGCACAACCGCCTGGAAATCGAGCAGGCCCTGCAAACCCTGAAAAACCATGCCCGGACCACCGTCAAGGACTATGCGCAGTGGGGCGATGCCTATCAGCACCTGCACCTTGGGGTCGATCCGGACTGGGCCTACACCCGGCACAACTTCGGCCCGGCCCTGTACCGCGACCTGGGTTTTGACGGGGTGTTCGTCATCGACCCGGCGGATCGCACGGCCTACGCGCTGGTGGCCGGTCGCCTGGCGTCGGTGGATGCCCGGGACTGGTTCGGCGAGGCGCTGCAACCCTGGCTGGCGCAGGCACGCCAGGCAACCACGGGCAAGGTCTTCAGCCGCTATCACGCGATCGACGGGACACCGGCGCTGGTGCTCAGCAGCGTGCTGAGCCCGGGCGACGATCCGCAAGTGCGTGCCGATGGCGGTCCGCAGTCGGTGCTGCTGTTCGTGGTGTCGCTGGATCCGAGCCGTTTGCTGGTGCTGAGCCGTGAAGCGGGCGTCGAGCAGTTGCAGCTGCTCGCCCCCGGGGCGACGAGCCCGCAGCCGACCCTGAGCCTGCCCGACGGCGCCGGAACCCTGCACTGGCAACCGACGCGACCGGGGCACCAGTTGCTGGTGCTGGTGGTGCCGCTGTTGCTGCTGGCCGGGCTGCTGGTGGGCCTGATGGCGATCCTGCTGTTGCGCCGTTCGGCGCAGGCGGCGCGGGTCATCGATGACCAGATCCAGGCCCTGCGCAGCAGTCGCGGAGCGCTGGAGGCCAGCGAAGCGCGTTTTCGCGATGTCGCCGAAGCGGCCTCCGACTGGATCTGGGAGGTCGACCCGCAGTTGCGCTTCACCTACCTGTCCGAGCGTTTCGAGGCTGTCACCGGCCTGTCCCGGGAGTCGGCCCTGGGCCGGCCGATGCATGAGCTGCTGAGCGCCGAGCAGGGATCGCTGCGCCACTGGCTGGGCGCCTCGGATCGGCGTTCCCAGAGCATCCTGCAATGCGCTTACCTGGACGGTCAGCGCCGGCCGCGGGTCTGTCGCCTCTCGGTGCGGGCCATGGCCGGCGGCGGTTACCGCGGCACCGCCAGCGATATCACCGAGGAGGTCGCCGCCCGGCGGCGCATCGAGTACCTGTCGCAGCACGATGCACTCACCGGTTTGGCCAACCGCATGCGCATGCGCGAGTACCTCGAAGATCGGCTGTCGGCCTTGAGGGTGCTGCAGGAGCCCTTGTTGATGCTCAGCGTCGACCTGGACCGCTTCAAGCCGGTGAACGACACCCTGGGGCATGCCGCCGGTGACCAGGTGCTGCATGAGGTGTCCCAGCGCTTGTCCCACTGCCTGCGCGGCGAGGACCTGGTGGCTCGGGTCGGTGGCGACGAGTTCGTGCTGGTGGTGCCCGGGCAGATGGCCCAGCCGGAAATCGACGGCCTGTGCCGCCGCTTGATCCAGCGAATCGAAGAGCCGTTCTACATTGCCGAGCATGAAGTCTTCATCAGTGCCAGCATCGGTGTCGCCCGGGCCCCGGCCGATGCCAGCCAGGCCGAGGAACTGCTGCGTTTTGCCGACATGGCCTTGTACGAGGCCAAGGCGGCGGGGCGCAGCACCTGGCGTTTCTATGCCGCCGACATGAACGCGCGGATCATCGAGCGCCGCGGTCTGGAGCGCGACCTGCGCCAGGCCATCGACCAGGATCAGTTGACCCTGCGGTTCCTGCCGCGCTATCGGCTGGGCGACGGCCACTGGCTGGGCGCCGAGGTGCTGGTGCGCTGGCAGCACCCGCAGCGTGGGCTGCTGGGGCCCGAGGTGTTCATGCCCATTGCCGAGGACACCGGGCTGATCCTGCCGCTGAGCAACTGGGTGCTGCACGCGGCCTGCCGTGCGGCCCAGGGCTGGCCCGAACCCCTGCAACTGGCGGTGAGTCTCTCGGCCTGCGAGTTCCAGCGCGGCCAGCTGGTGGCCAGGATCAGGTCGGTGCTTGGCCAGAGCGGGCTGGCTCCCTCGCGCCTGGTGCTGGAGGTGTCCGACAAGGCGCTGCTGGACGACGGGCGCCAGGTGCAGGACATCATGGACGGGCTCAAGGCCCTCGGGGTGCAGCTGTTGCTGGACGATTTCGGCAGTGGCTGTTCGGCGTTGCAGTACCTGCGGACCTATCCCCTGGACGGCCTGAAGATCGACAGCAGCCTGGTGGCCGGGCTGGGGCGCAGTCCGGCCGGCCGCTCGATCGTCCAGGCGATCATCGACCTGGGGCATGCCCTGAGCCTGAAAGTGCTGGCCGAAGGGGTGGAAACCCCGGAGCAGTTCGCCGCGCTGGGGGACATGCGCTGCGATGAGGTTCAGGGGCGCTACCTGAGTCCGCCCCTGGACCGCGACGCCATGCTGCAACTCGCTGTCCAGGCGCCTCGGGCCGACCGCTCCAGCACCTGA
- the nudK gene encoding GDP-mannose pyrophosphatase NudK, protein MSEEKIRITAEQTLSDNWYVLKKYSFELRRRDGSWQAQEREVYDRGNGATILLYNLERRTVLLTRQFRMPAFVNDHSGYLIETAAGLLDNASPEVRIRQEAQEETGCRVGEVQKVFDAFMSPGSVTERVHFFIGHYQAEDRIDEGGGLEHEGEDIEVLELDIDQALDMIKSGEIADGKTIMLLQYLQLHVLKPRSLTVLVAGPYRSGTGDDPLLLARNVEAMEQCAAQVLAAGHFPLLGEWVALPMTRLAGSRAVGDEVYNQRFHAYAERLLQRCDALLRIGGPSAGCDAMVQIAQKLGLSIYHQVQQLPTVIPRPGQD, encoded by the coding sequence ATGAGCGAGGAAAAAATCCGCATCACCGCCGAACAGACCCTCTCCGACAACTGGTACGTGCTGAAGAAATACAGCTTCGAACTGCGCCGCCGCGATGGCAGCTGGCAGGCCCAGGAGCGCGAGGTCTACGACCGCGGCAATGGCGCGACCATCCTGCTGTACAACCTGGAGCGGCGCACGGTGCTGCTGACCCGGCAGTTCCGCATGCCGGCCTTCGTCAACGACCACAGCGGCTACCTGATCGAGACCGCCGCCGGGCTGCTGGACAACGCCAGCCCGGAAGTGCGCATCCGCCAGGAAGCGCAAGAGGAAACCGGCTGCCGGGTGGGCGAGGTGCAGAAGGTCTTCGACGCGTTCATGAGCCCGGGTTCGGTGACCGAGCGGGTGCATTTCTTCATCGGCCATTACCAGGCCGAAGATCGCATCGACGAGGGCGGCGGGCTGGAGCACGAAGGCGAGGACATCGAAGTCCTGGAGCTGGATATCGACCAGGCCCTGGACATGATCAAGAGCGGCGAGATCGCCGACGGCAAGACCATCATGCTCCTGCAATACCTGCAGCTGCATGTGCTCAAGCCCCGCAGCCTGACGGTGCTGGTGGCCGGCCCTTACCGCTCCGGCACCGGCGACGATCCGCTGCTGCTGGCGCGCAATGTCGAGGCCATGGAACAGTGCGCCGCCCAGGTGCTGGCGGCCGGGCATTTCCCGTTGCTGGGGGAATGGGTGGCCTTGCCCATGACCCGTCTGGCCGGGTCCCGGGCGGTGGGCGACGAGGTCTACAACCAGCGCTTCCACGCCTATGCCGAACGCCTGCTGCAACGCTGTGATGCACTGCTGCGCATCGGCGGACCCTCGGCCGGCTGCGACGCTATGGTGCAGATCGCCCAGAAGCTGGGCCTGAGCATCTATCACCAGGTGCAACAGCTGCCCACAGTGATTCCCCGCCCAGGCCAGGACTGA
- a CDS encoding SMI1/KNR4 family protein produces MSDFPHDIDLDAFWDHDLSAKINQPPASAALIAELQALLGYRLPPSYVAFMQRYNGGCPHLCCCPTEQGTSWAEDHCAIDSFLSIGRDTRYSLGGSLGSRFMIEEWGYPDLGVYICNCPSAGHDMIALDYRECGPEGEPRVVHVDQESDYAVTVLAPNFEAFVRGLVSPEVYDTSEQDYLDDLDTVAGAPFSPLLEELLEHFPDVPDLGPLIRQIALRIVQDKRYFALHADPLSHLLYDLQFWLYQNRYPVPDEEAYLQVYQHMIAFAKGFGTGGYAPDFIRDWFRARLADGHLHQAAGGLALTPAYRAQLLEQLSGFRPAGPQTQEQP; encoded by the coding sequence ATGAGCGACTTTCCCCACGATATTGACCTGGATGCGTTCTGGGACCATGACCTGAGTGCCAAGATCAACCAGCCACCGGCCAGCGCCGCGCTGATCGCCGAGTTGCAGGCCCTGCTGGGCTATCGCCTGCCGCCGTCCTATGTGGCGTTCATGCAGCGTTACAACGGTGGCTGCCCGCACCTGTGCTGTTGCCCCACGGAGCAGGGCACCTCCTGGGCCGAGGACCACTGCGCGATCGACAGTTTCCTGAGCATCGGTCGTGACACCCGCTACTCCCTGGGCGGCAGCCTGGGCAGCCGCTTCATGATCGAGGAGTGGGGCTATCCGGACCTCGGGGTGTACATCTGCAATTGCCCGTCCGCCGGGCACGACATGATTGCTCTGGACTACCGCGAGTGCGGCCCCGAGGGTGAACCGCGCGTGGTGCATGTGGACCAGGAAAGCGACTACGCGGTGACGGTGCTGGCGCCGAACTTCGAGGCCTTTGTCCGCGGCTTGGTGTCACCCGAGGTCTACGACACCTCGGAGCAGGATTACCTGGACGACCTGGACACGGTCGCCGGCGCGCCGTTTTCGCCGTTGCTGGAGGAGTTGCTTGAACACTTCCCGGACGTGCCGGACCTGGGGCCGCTGATTCGCCAGATCGCCCTGCGCATCGTCCAGGACAAGCGCTACTTTGCCCTGCACGCCGACCCGCTGTCGCACCTGCTGTATGACCTGCAGTTCTGGCTGTACCAGAACCGCTACCCAGTCCCCGACGAAGAGGCCTACCTGCAGGTCTATCAGCACATGATCGCCTTCGCCAAGGGCTTTGGCACCGGCGGCTACGCCCCGGATTTCATCCGCGACTGGTTCCGCGCGCGGCTGGCGGACGGTCATCTGCATCAGGCGGCGGGCGGGTTGGCCCTGACTCCGGCCTACCGCGCGCAGTTGCTGGAACAATTGTCGGGGTTTCGCCCCGCCGGCCCACAGACTCAGGAGCAGCCATGA
- a CDS encoding AzlD domain-containing protein → MMVWAVIFGMGLLVFLNRYVFLEPRLPLRLSSNARQFLGFAVPGMLTAICGPIVFMPDHQLNLHWANPYLLSSLVAIVLVIYTRNTLLSMLLSMGFFFLLRWWL, encoded by the coding sequence ATGATGGTCTGGGCAGTGATTTTCGGCATGGGCCTGCTGGTCTTTCTCAATCGCTACGTGTTTCTCGAACCGCGCCTGCCGCTGCGCCTGAGCAGCAACGCCCGGCAGTTCCTTGGGTTTGCGGTGCCGGGCATGCTCACGGCGATCTGCGGGCCGATCGTGTTCATGCCCGATCACCAGTTGAACCTGCACTGGGCCAATCCCTATCTGCTCAGCTCGCTGGTGGCCATCGTGCTGGTGATCTACACCCGCAATACCCTGCTCAGCATGCTGCTGAGCATGGGTTTCTTTTTCCTTCTGCGCTGGTGGCTCTGA
- a CDS encoding AzlC family ABC transporter permease, which yields MSSVLLPRAAFIRGAIAIMPLSLATAPWGLLAGSMAIEANLTPLQGQGLSSIVFAGAAQLVAIGMLKGGAGIFSILLTTLLLTSQHLLYGMSLRSVISPLPGRWRVGLGFLLTDELFALTSAHDKQQFDRWYALGVGLTFYVAWNLFTLLGIVLGKSIPGLEHLGLDFSIAATFIALITPLVRDVPTVVCVAVSLFCSVLFSYWHWGSALVLAGLAGMSAGFVCNKFSRGRA from the coding sequence ATGTCCAGCGTTCTTCTGCCCCGCGCCGCGTTTATCCGCGGTGCCATCGCCATCATGCCGCTGTCCCTGGCCACCGCGCCCTGGGGGCTGCTGGCCGGTTCCATGGCCATCGAGGCCAATCTCACCCCGCTGCAGGGCCAGGGCCTGTCGAGCATTGTCTTCGCCGGCGCCGCGCAATTGGTGGCCATCGGCATGCTCAAGGGCGGGGCGGGGATCTTCTCGATCCTGCTGACCACCTTGCTGCTCACGTCCCAGCATTTGCTCTACGGCATGAGCCTGCGCTCGGTGATCTCGCCCTTGCCCGGGCGTTGGCGGGTGGGCCTGGGCTTTCTCCTTACCGATGAGCTGTTCGCCCTGACCAGCGCCCACGACAAGCAGCAGTTCGACCGCTGGTACGCCCTGGGCGTGGGCCTGACCTTCTACGTGGCCTGGAACCTGTTCACCTTGCTGGGCATCGTCCTGGGCAAGAGCATTCCGGGCCTGGAGCACCTGGGCCTGGACTTTTCCATCGCCGCCACCTTCATCGCCCTGATCACGCCGCTGGTGCGCGATGTGCCCACCGTGGTCTGTGTCGCCGTGTCGCTGTTCTGCTCGGTGCTGTTCAGCTACTGGCACTGGGGCTCGGCCCTGGTGCTGGCGGGGCTGGCCGGGATGAGCGCGGGTTTTGTCTGCAATAAATTCTCTCGGGGGCGCGCATGA
- the fabV gene encoding enoyl-ACP reductase FabV, with amino-acid sequence MVIKPRVRGFICVTTHPVGCEANVKQQIDYVTQQGAIDAGPKNVLVLGASTGYGLAARITAAFGCGANTLGVFFERGSVDGKLGTAGWYNTAAFHKFAEEKGLYAKSINGDAFSDAVKAETIETIKRDLGKIDLVVYSLAAPRRTHPKTGEVLSSTLKPLGKSVTLRGVDTDKEIVKETTLQPATQEEIDGTVAVMGGEDWQMWIDALHEAGVLAEGAKTTAFTYLGEKLTHDIYWNGSIGEAKKDLDQKVIGMRQQLAELGGDARVSVLKAVVTQASSAIPIMPLYLSLLFKVMKEQGSHEGCIEQVYGLYKDSLYNSEPVIDQEGRLRADYKELQPQVQDRVKQLWDQVTSENLYEMTDFVGYKHEFLRLFGFEIEGVDYEADVDPDVKISNLIQL; translated from the coding sequence ATGGTCATCAAACCCCGCGTTCGCGGCTTTATCTGTGTGACGACCCATCCGGTGGGTTGCGAAGCCAACGTCAAGCAACAGATCGATTACGTCACCCAGCAGGGCGCCATCGACGCAGGGCCGAAGAACGTACTGGTCCTCGGCGCTTCCACCGGCTACGGCCTGGCCGCGCGGATCACCGCCGCCTTTGGTTGCGGCGCCAACACCCTGGGCGTGTTCTTCGAGCGCGGCAGCGTTGACGGCAAGCTGGGCACCGCCGGTTGGTACAACACCGCGGCCTTCCACAAGTTCGCCGAAGAAAAGGGCCTGTACGCCAAGAGCATCAACGGCGACGCCTTCTCCGATGCGGTCAAGGCCGAAACCATCGAAACCATCAAGCGCGACCTGGGCAAGATCGACCTGGTGGTCTACAGCCTGGCCGCGCCGCGCCGCACCCACCCCAAGACCGGTGAAGTGCTGAGCTCGACCCTCAAGCCCCTGGGCAAGTCCGTGACCCTGCGCGGTGTCGACACCGACAAGGAAATCGTCAAGGAAACCACCCTGCAACCGGCGACCCAGGAAGAGATCGACGGCACCGTGGCGGTGATGGGCGGCGAAGACTGGCAGATGTGGATCGACGCGTTGCATGAAGCCGGTGTGTTGGCCGAAGGCGCGAAAACCACCGCCTTCACCTACCTGGGCGAGAAGCTGACCCACGACATCTACTGGAACGGTTCGATTGGCGAAGCCAAGAAGGACCTGGACCAGAAAGTCATCGGCATGCGCCAGCAACTGGCCGAGCTGGGCGGCGACGCCCGTGTATCGGTGCTCAAGGCCGTGGTCACCCAGGCCAGCTCGGCGATCCCGATCATGCCGCTGTACCTGTCGCTGCTGTTCAAGGTGATGAAAGAGCAGGGCAGCCACGAAGGTTGCATCGAACAGGTCTACGGCCTGTACAAGGACAGCCTGTACAACAGCGAGCCGGTGATCGACCAGGAAGGCCGCCTGCGTGCCGACTACAAGGAGCTGCAACCGCAGGTCCAGGACCGGGTCAAGCAGCTGTGGGACCAGGTGACCAGCGAGAACCTCTACGAAATGACCGATTTTGTCGGTTACAAGCACGAGTTCCTGCGCCTGTTCGGTTTCGAAATCGAAGGGGTCGACTACGAGGCCGACGTCGATCCGGACGTGAAGATCAGCAACCTGATCCAGCTGTAA